A region from the Vibrio navarrensis genome encodes:
- a CDS encoding NBR1-Ig-like domain-containing protein: MEQSHFNAFLCMLIDESGLSKTELANRAGISRSSLYNFISGDVGECKLSTLVAISAALRVHPLEVIQPYLRLAKSPGNRELGTEFVEDVTYPDYSIVMPNQRFTKIWSVFNSGATAWQDLYLSCQDEPMVQGDHTVGLQPVESIVPIPYTPANQRVEIAVELIAPSLPCTVMSEWKTIDAHGNLVFPNKSPLYCLVKVCTF, from the coding sequence ATGGAACAAAGTCATTTTAACGCATTTTTGTGTATGCTCATTGATGAGTCTGGGCTTAGCAAAACCGAACTGGCAAATAGAGCGGGTATTTCTCGCTCCAGTCTCTACAATTTTATAAGTGGTGATGTGGGAGAGTGTAAACTCTCCACTTTAGTTGCTATCTCAGCAGCGCTGCGCGTTCACCCACTGGAAGTGATTCAGCCTTATCTGCGTTTAGCTAAAAGTCCTGGTAACCGAGAACTGGGAACCGAGTTTGTTGAGGACGTTACCTATCCAGACTACTCGATCGTGATGCCCAATCAAAGATTCACTAAGATTTGGTCTGTGTTCAATTCAGGAGCAACAGCTTGGCAAGATCTCTATCTCAGCTGTCAAGATGAACCCATGGTTCAAGGTGATCATACCGTCGGTCTTCAACCCGTCGAGAGTATCGTGCCCATCCCTTATACACCAGCCAATCAGCGAGTTGAGATAGCTGTTGAACTCATTGCACCATCGCTGCCCTGCACTGTGATGTCGGAGTGGAAAACAATCGATGCTCATGGAAACTTAGTTTTCCCCAACAAAAGCCCTTTATATTGTTTGGTGAAAGTCTGTACATTTTAG
- a CDS encoding TonB-dependent receptor, which translates to MASQTAYIQYEITRPVICMPAAIVLAVISGAAFSAQTSVPYPQETLVVYADRESSSIESSSNEYVQTKQIWSSDVAPNFAEESFQALSVYTPNVQPDRLGAGTGEDYRIRGFNSAGRLMLDGVLDNQSYYIRDSATYESVEVIKGQNSVLYGAGSPGGTINFIGKKPSFTPHSELTLAAGNSDYRRMILDSTGPFSGQFAYRAVVAASHRESWKQNVSQSPLTLLTGLSWQNEHHLLTAIWEFSDHDYPYDFDNVYANGAPVYDVSYVHPATNAQHRYQRWELQASSELSEDWQLDAIVRSIHGTRKERQVGFYYLVSDDKPLVGFYQKVDETFSQLTGQISLTTQKKWFGYNQEWVLGISHHQTESKGSNQRAIGQFSLDIYQPDFNFPLPTQTTNRETQLDWQESAISIQQRIELTNDLFWALGGRWSDYQLTNQRNGITLGASENKHLSYATGFEWALSTQHAARLSYTQSWLPNSGQDRQGSFYQPSRGEQWELGWKWQAQHNWLDIALFDITQSHLLVRDPTDPSYYLLAGEKQAKGAEITALVAFSPKWELYLMSSWLDNQITNSDRYQGKEMPGVPERQHAALLTYLPNDQWRFQLGVNHQPERYGDASNSFKVDGFTRWDLQIEWQIFANTQLRFTMQNLTDEKYVSYIAGQDFVRFGEPRQCRLIGQYQW; encoded by the coding sequence ATGGCCAGCCAAACTGCTTATATTCAATATGAGATCACACGCCCTGTGATATGTATGCCCGCCGCTATTGTGCTGGCAGTTATATCAGGAGCCGCGTTTTCTGCACAGACGTCGGTACCGTATCCACAAGAAACTTTGGTTGTGTATGCTGATAGGGAAAGTTCAAGCATTGAGTCGAGTAGCAACGAATATGTGCAAACAAAGCAGATTTGGTCTAGTGATGTCGCTCCGAACTTTGCTGAAGAGAGCTTTCAAGCACTCAGCGTTTACACCCCTAATGTTCAACCCGATAGACTGGGTGCGGGCACTGGGGAAGATTATCGTATTCGAGGATTTAACTCCGCCGGTCGCTTAATGCTTGACGGTGTTCTGGATAATCAAAGCTACTACATAAGAGACAGTGCAACCTATGAGTCAGTTGAGGTAATAAAAGGCCAGAATAGTGTTCTCTATGGAGCAGGCTCTCCGGGTGGGACTATCAACTTCATTGGTAAGAAGCCAAGTTTCACGCCGCATAGTGAGTTGACGTTAGCGGCAGGAAACAGCGATTATCGCCGTATGATACTGGATAGTACTGGTCCATTTAGTGGGCAGTTCGCCTATCGTGCCGTCGTAGCCGCTAGCCATCGTGAAAGTTGGAAGCAAAACGTGTCGCAGAGTCCGCTGACCCTACTTACAGGTTTAAGTTGGCAAAATGAACATCATTTACTGACGGCAATATGGGAGTTTAGTGATCATGACTACCCTTATGACTTCGATAATGTGTATGCCAATGGTGCTCCGGTTTACGATGTTTCATACGTTCATCCTGCAACAAACGCCCAGCATCGCTACCAGCGCTGGGAGCTGCAAGCGTCAAGCGAGCTATCGGAGGATTGGCAGTTAGACGCAATAGTTCGCTCAATTCACGGAACGCGCAAAGAGCGACAAGTTGGCTTTTACTACCTTGTTAGTGACGATAAGCCCTTAGTTGGTTTTTATCAAAAAGTGGACGAAACATTTAGTCAGTTGACGGGCCAAATTAGTCTGACAACGCAAAAGAAGTGGTTTGGCTATAACCAAGAATGGGTACTCGGTATCAGTCACCATCAAACCGAGAGCAAAGGGAGCAATCAACGAGCGATAGGCCAATTTTCCCTTGATATTTATCAACCTGATTTTAACTTTCCACTTCCTACTCAAACCACCAACCGAGAAACACAGTTAGATTGGCAAGAGTCCGCAATTTCTATTCAACAACGTATTGAATTAACCAATGACCTTTTCTGGGCATTGGGTGGGCGTTGGAGTGATTATCAACTCACTAATCAACGCAACGGTATTACATTGGGTGCAAGTGAAAACAAGCATCTAAGTTATGCCACTGGCTTCGAATGGGCTTTATCTACACAACATGCGGCTCGACTCAGCTATACGCAATCTTGGTTGCCGAATAGCGGTCAGGATAGGCAAGGCTCGTTTTACCAACCAAGTCGTGGTGAGCAGTGGGAGCTCGGTTGGAAATGGCAAGCGCAGCACAATTGGCTAGATATCGCGCTCTTCGACATTACTCAATCGCACTTATTAGTGCGTGATCCGACAGATCCGAGCTATTACTTGCTCGCGGGAGAGAAGCAAGCCAAAGGTGCCGAGATAACGGCTTTAGTCGCATTCTCACCCAAATGGGAGCTCTACCTAATGAGCAGTTGGCTAGATAACCAAATAACGAACAGTGACCGATACCAAGGCAAAGAGATGCCAGGAGTTCCTGAGCGACAACATGCAGCACTACTGACCTATTTGCCCAACGATCAGTGGCGATTCCAATTGGGGGTAAATCACCAACCCGAACGATATGGTGATGCGTCCAACAGCTTCAAAGTAGATGGTTTCACACGTTGGGACCTACAGATAGAGTGGCAGATATTTGCCAATACTCAATTGCGATTTACGATGCAAAACCTCACCGATGAAAAGTACGTTTCTTACATAGCAGGGCAAGACTTTGTTCGTTTTGGTGAGCCGCGTCAATGTCGGCTGATAGGGCAGTATCAGTGGTAA
- a CDS encoding leucine-rich repeat domain-containing protein, with amino-acid sequence MKMTSQLLWRSIWLLFAALWLSACGGGGESQPTPPAVVLKPVQNAAISLQFEAPERINSEGTLAISLNAFSQEQGVLQIAWTLPEGFTRLPSDDDSEGKISIKAPKVTQDTNYQMAVEIKDSKDNLARHVHQIRVLRRVSTVTITGMVTDTVIANAKVTAMLGSTTLGSTQADENGMYSMNLTLDENTGLTQPVVLKASGESALDFVQFESVIPSLNSLIAQSEQTSSDQVTIDTSVDFGVNITNVTSAVSSLLPQTTLESDQSLNQALLSIDTAEVLRRATLIKLLVDKPAEYPLPEGVNDTVAFLQDSQAKQQIEEQATANGNTDFDDTQKQILEDKQLVSDNAKLAAAEYIVQLDHDAFALHLNADGTGQIHAYTSSNITWSYANRIHTITVANPVETYRDEDGWLKRLKKIELQVINQSNGRAMANITRVFDRIHNASLEDELTLVDDAIVINNRNTLLVPYQTLLGDWQISEDIYQGETFNVRLNEHGSSYDYAEQSNGSWQLANNRLLMPYNENGQPSTTEIWFTTLLGEVGEQSSESFPTYRFFAIDRYDDGSNLKVIYGTFTKLMESPSQPDTRPLSQQAEIQDPTLAQCLDESGFSNLSSIKDLYCADSDLQSISSLQGLSNLTGLEKLHLGYLQPTSLSSSDFPSSIRELTIHNSKLYSVDLHSLEQLRVLNIRNTVIDAIDFASLTQLTELYLPDNPNLLSQSALSALTNLERLDLNGNQLTEIDLKGLNQLTHLFVSNNQLTALDLAHNLNLKEVYAWENNLISIDVRHLEQLEHLIIGGNQISQIDVTNNVLLKSINVFDNNISAIDISNLAQLEYFNVDKNQLTSLDVSNNVNLLWLYAESNQLMSLDIRNLNHVIDVRIGSNQLSELDLTHNLNLKEVYAWENNLVSIDVRHLEQLEYLILGGNKLSQIDVANNVFLKGLNVANNNLADVDVSKLNKLEYLNVGGNQLTSLNVSNNSVLIELYVFENKLSSFDLSSNDKLENFFALNNQLTSLDISSLPELRSLNVDGNQLASLDLSNNPKLYFLSVSDNQFTSLDVKLLPELQWLQVGLNQLTGLDLSNNPKVRHLNANENKLTSLNISHLSELSSLDVMGNQLTHLDISQNPMLYWLSVAFNQLTEFNVDHLRDLEFLQVQGNQLTNLDLINKTKLLNVNASSNQLTTISGIEELNVNAFIDLTNNPFALEFEAYLRDLQNQGYSNLYF; translated from the coding sequence ATGAAAATGACCTCTCAGTTACTTTGGCGCAGCATATGGCTTTTGTTTGCCGCTCTTTGGCTTTCGGCTTGTGGCGGAGGCGGTGAAAGTCAGCCAACGCCGCCTGCTGTGGTGCTAAAACCCGTACAAAACGCGGCAATTAGTCTGCAATTTGAAGCGCCTGAGCGAATCAATAGCGAAGGTACGCTAGCGATTTCTCTTAACGCTTTTAGTCAAGAGCAAGGTGTGTTGCAAATTGCTTGGACGCTGCCGGAAGGTTTTACTCGACTGCCTAGCGATGACGACAGTGAAGGGAAAATCTCGATAAAAGCGCCTAAAGTGACGCAAGATACGAATTACCAAATGGCTGTTGAGATCAAAGACAGCAAGGATAATCTCGCGCGTCATGTGCATCAAATCCGCGTATTGCGTCGCGTATCAACGGTGACCATAACGGGCATGGTGACGGATACAGTCATTGCTAACGCTAAGGTGACGGCCATGCTCGGTAGCACCACACTTGGTAGCACTCAAGCCGATGAGAATGGTATGTATAGCATGAATCTCACCCTTGACGAAAATACGGGTTTAACTCAGCCAGTGGTTCTCAAAGCGAGTGGTGAATCAGCACTGGATTTCGTTCAATTTGAGTCGGTCATTCCATCGCTTAACAGTCTGATTGCCCAGAGTGAGCAGACTTCCTCAGATCAGGTCACGATTGATACCTCTGTCGATTTCGGCGTTAACATTACCAACGTCACCAGTGCGGTCAGCTCCTTACTACCTCAAACCACATTGGAGAGCGACCAGTCGCTCAATCAAGCACTGCTTTCTATTGACACAGCTGAAGTATTACGCCGTGCGACTTTGATTAAGCTTTTGGTGGATAAACCCGCCGAGTATCCGTTACCTGAAGGGGTGAATGATACAGTCGCGTTTTTGCAAGATAGCCAAGCGAAACAGCAAATTGAAGAGCAAGCTACAGCTAACGGAAATACGGATTTTGATGATACACAGAAACAGATTTTAGAAGATAAACAACTAGTCAGTGACAATGCCAAGCTGGCTGCTGCTGAGTATATTGTGCAATTAGACCATGATGCTTTTGCTTTGCATCTTAATGCCGATGGCACAGGTCAAATTCATGCCTACACCAGCAGCAATATCACTTGGAGTTATGCAAACCGCATTCACACCATTACGGTCGCCAACCCGGTTGAAACATACCGAGATGAAGACGGATGGCTGAAGCGACTGAAAAAAATTGAATTACAGGTGATCAACCAAAGTAACGGACGGGCAATGGCGAACATCACCCGTGTGTTTGATCGTATCCATAATGCTTCGCTTGAAGATGAGCTAACGTTAGTGGACGATGCCATCGTGATAAATAACCGGAATACTTTATTGGTTCCTTATCAGACCCTACTCGGTGACTGGCAGATTAGTGAAGATATCTATCAAGGCGAAACGTTCAATGTACGTCTTAATGAACACGGCAGCAGCTACGATTATGCAGAACAGTCAAACGGGAGTTGGCAATTGGCGAATAATCGCCTGTTAATGCCGTATAACGAGAATGGCCAGCCCTCAACAACTGAGATTTGGTTTACAACACTCTTGGGTGAAGTTGGCGAACAAAGCAGTGAGAGTTTCCCAACTTATCGATTTTTCGCGATCGATCGTTATGACGATGGCTCAAACTTAAAAGTCATTTACGGCACCTTTACTAAATTAATGGAGTCGCCATCTCAGCCCGATACCCGCCCTTTGTCGCAGCAAGCGGAGATCCAAGATCCAACTTTAGCGCAATGTTTAGATGAGAGTGGTTTTAGCAATCTGTCTTCGATAAAAGATTTATATTGTGCTGATTCAGATCTGCAATCGATCAGCAGCTTACAAGGATTAAGTAATTTAACCGGACTTGAAAAATTGCACTTAGGTTATTTACAACCTACAAGTCTTTCATCAAGCGATTTTCCATCATCGATCAGAGAGCTAACGATTCATAACTCAAAGTTATATAGCGTTGATCTTCATAGTTTAGAGCAATTACGTGTATTGAATATTAGGAACACAGTGATTGACGCTATTGACTTTGCATCGCTAACACAATTGACGGAATTATACCTACCAGATAATCCCAATTTACTTTCGCAGAGTGCTCTGAGTGCTTTAACCAACCTAGAACGATTGGATCTTAATGGCAATCAATTGACTGAAATTGATCTCAAAGGCTTAAACCAATTGACTCATCTTTTTGTTAGCAATAATCAGTTAACAGCATTGGATTTAGCCCATAATCTGAACCTAAAAGAAGTCTATGCATGGGAAAATAACTTGATTTCTATTGATGTTCGCCATTTGGAACAATTGGAACATTTGATAATAGGTGGGAATCAGATATCACAGATAGATGTGACAAATAACGTCTTGTTAAAAAGTATAAATGTGTTTGATAATAATATTTCTGCCATTGACATTAGCAACCTAGCGCAGCTGGAATACTTTAATGTTGATAAAAATCAGTTGACCAGTTTGGACGTGAGTAATAATGTAAACTTACTTTGGTTATATGCTGAGTCCAATCAACTAATGTCACTCGATATTAGAAATTTAAACCACGTAATCGATGTCAGAATTGGTAGCAATCAGCTGTCCGAATTGGATTTGACTCATAATCTGAACCTAAAAGAAGTCTATGCATGGGAAAATAACTTGGTTTCCATTGATGTTCGCCATTTGGAACAATTGGAATATTTAATACTGGGTGGAAATAAGTTATCTCAAATCGATGTGGCCAACAATGTTTTTCTTAAAGGCCTAAACGTTGCTAATAATAATTTAGCCGATGTTGACGTGAGCAAGCTAAACAAGCTGGAATACCTTAATGTTGGTGGGAACCAGTTAACTAGTTTGAATGTAAGCAATAACTCAGTACTAATAGAACTCTATGTATTTGAGAATAAACTATCTAGCTTCGATCTCAGTAGCAACGATAAACTGGAGAATTTCTTTGCTCTTAATAATCAATTGACATCACTAGATATCAGTAGTTTACCAGAGCTTCGTTCACTGAATGTCGACGGCAATCAGCTAGCCAGTTTAGATCTGAGTAACAATCCAAAACTGTACTTTTTGTCCGTTTCCGATAATCAATTTACTTCATTGGATGTCAAACTCTTGCCAGAACTTCAATGGCTCCAAGTAGGTCTCAATCAACTCACCGGTTTGGACCTTAGTAATAATCCTAAAGTTCGTCACCTAAATGCGAACGAAAACAAACTTACCTCATTGAATATCAGTCACTTGTCAGAACTATCATCACTTGACGTGATGGGTAATCAACTTACCCATTTAGATATTAGTCAAAACCCAATGCTGTATTGGTTATCTGTTGCTTTTAACCAATTAACAGAGTTCAACGTTGATCACCTGCGTGATCTTGAGTTCCTACAAGTACAGGGTAATCAACTCACAAATTTGGATCTTATCAATAAAACAAAACTACTAAACGTAAATGCTTCCTCTAACCAGCTCACCACGATTTCCGGTATAGAAGAGTTAAACGTAAACGCATTTATTGACTTAACCAATAATCCCTTTGCGTTAGAGTTTGAAGCTTACCTCAGAGACTTACAAAACCAAGGCTATAGCAATTTATACTTCTAA
- a CDS encoding histidine kinase N-terminal 7TM domain-containing diguanylate cyclase, whose protein sequence is MTIYSWLLILIAFGCGGLAVYSLRYRYQAVSIWFAAVLMGYAIQALGYALELASGHVEWARYWLDFIFIGAAFIPSCVLLMALSYQNPSPPPAWLRNSVLAISSLVLLVQWTTQIHQLGINYLSVRMVNSLTIGDLQFGLVYQLYIVYTHLCALLATLIMLTRMWQAPRFFQAQNLSLLIGMIFSWISYGLFVLGWAPNGLDLTVFSGGIIGLFFAYGIFGHQFLLLAPVARHRLFDALPDAVLVLDEQDQLIDFNPQAILLFSELNPKRLGLPPPDVISDWMEQQTKAQAPIALRIGESTYQVIVTPLQIHANTPAQGLILVLRDVSEQQAMITQLQHHAERDSLTGCLNYAAWQQRLSAAIDQNESFSVVIWDLVRFRDVSDGRGELIGNHLLQNFARHLEHFKPPHSELARLYGDRFVWLVKEADPTQLVENCQTIKAKMEYSLVNDITFAQVEYQPPESHRYVMMRLFDRLREEKTNKQTQSKTSRV, encoded by the coding sequence TTGACGATTTACAGTTGGCTGCTGATTTTAATTGCTTTCGGCTGCGGTGGATTGGCCGTTTACTCGCTGCGGTATCGCTATCAGGCAGTCAGTATTTGGTTTGCGGCAGTACTGATGGGCTACGCGATTCAAGCACTGGGCTACGCGCTTGAGTTGGCCAGTGGTCATGTCGAGTGGGCGCGATATTGGCTCGACTTTATTTTTATTGGTGCGGCGTTTATTCCTAGTTGTGTGTTGTTAATGGCGCTCAGCTATCAAAATCCTAGTCCTCCCCCGGCTTGGCTGCGTAACAGTGTCTTAGCCATCAGCAGTTTGGTTCTGTTAGTCCAATGGACAACACAAATTCATCAGTTAGGTATTAATTATCTCTCCGTACGAATGGTCAACTCACTGACTATTGGCGATTTGCAATTTGGGTTGGTCTACCAGCTCTATATCGTTTATACCCATCTTTGCGCCTTGTTGGCTACCTTGATTATGCTGACTCGAATGTGGCAGGCCCCACGCTTTTTCCAAGCGCAGAATTTGAGCTTGTTAATCGGCATGATTTTCAGTTGGATAAGCTACGGCTTGTTTGTTCTAGGCTGGGCACCTAACGGTTTAGATCTTACGGTATTTAGCGGCGGGATTATTGGTCTGTTCTTTGCCTACGGCATATTTGGTCATCAATTCTTGTTGCTCGCCCCCGTAGCTCGTCATCGATTGTTTGATGCTCTCCCTGATGCGGTCCTCGTGTTAGACGAGCAAGATCAATTGATCGATTTCAATCCACAAGCAATCCTTCTGTTTTCTGAATTAAACCCGAAGCGTCTCGGTTTACCGCCCCCTGACGTCATAAGCGATTGGATGGAACAGCAAACCAAAGCTCAAGCGCCAATTGCACTTCGGATCGGCGAGTCGACTTACCAGGTCATCGTGACACCGCTGCAAATTCATGCCAATACGCCTGCACAAGGATTGATTCTCGTACTGCGAGATGTGAGCGAGCAACAAGCAATGATCACCCAGTTACAGCATCACGCTGAGCGCGATAGTCTAACTGGATGTCTCAATTATGCTGCTTGGCAGCAACGTTTGTCCGCTGCAATCGACCAAAACGAGTCTTTTTCTGTGGTGATTTGGGATTTAGTTCGGTTTCGCGATGTGAGCGATGGCCGAGGCGAGTTGATTGGCAATCATCTTTTGCAAAACTTTGCCCGTCATCTTGAACATTTCAAGCCACCACACAGCGAATTAGCGCGTTTATATGGCGATCGGTTTGTATGGCTGGTAAAAGAGGCTGACCCAACTCAGTTGGTAGAAAATTGCCAAACCATTAAAGCCAAAATGGAGTATTCATTGGTCAACGATATTACTTTCGCACAGGTGGAGTACCAACCACCGGAAAGCCATCGTTATGTAATGATGCGCCTGTTTGATCGCTTACGTGAAGAGAAAACCAACAAACAGACGCAGAGCAAAACCAGCCGAGTTTAA
- a CDS encoding HopJ type III effector protein, translating into MTLNALLEKLQSAPNSVEFDHVIEVIDANYHFTPSAFRNGECENQAGQNNGSCKIFSFAQLHGLSVPQTLACFGRFYRDDVLQYPDNLDHQNIRNFMRFGWKEVMFESQAISAK; encoded by the coding sequence ATGACACTAAATGCACTGCTCGAAAAACTGCAATCGGCCCCGAATAGCGTTGAGTTTGATCACGTGATCGAGGTAATCGACGCCAACTACCATTTCACTCCAAGCGCATTTCGTAACGGTGAGTGCGAGAACCAAGCAGGTCAGAACAATGGTTCTTGTAAGATCTTCTCATTTGCTCAGTTACATGGTCTCAGTGTGCCACAAACCTTAGCCTGTTTTGGCCGTTTCTATCGTGACGATGTGCTGCAATATCCGGATAATCTCGATCATCAGAATATCCGCAATTTTATGCGTTTTGGTTGGAAGGAAGTGATGTTTGAAAGCCAAGCAATAAGCGCAAAATAG
- a CDS encoding autotransporter outer membrane beta-barrel domain-containing protein — protein MQLNHSLVTVGTVAAITFSGFSSAQPDDHGSFSEVSVGFERISYSEELGDVAGMGKLTQSIAVINPAIRQLSYTGINQQWGIYIQSASTLATDIETEYWEIGEFGRVQQNAFKTKANELGFKLAYHQTSQLQWLMGGRFYTNSFTRSNFAFVDPGASRFDQALIDLPRNEGDDVPRFNLPGQNVTDADTPQSNNPDHLVPVISVSEDHMGVILLAGIRYDTQFGAEKNSSWSWFSEAELSVDAYSQTQNTQFETLTLKDYFNGYGLSGKLGVRYNLLEHIAVLASVDGYVKQRDEIISHLSSGRRIRVPEVTYSNLAFTIGLQWRY, from the coding sequence ATGCAGTTAAATCATTCACTCGTGACCGTTGGTACGGTTGCTGCCATAACGTTTAGTGGTTTCTCTAGTGCGCAGCCAGACGATCATGGTTCTTTTAGCGAAGTAAGCGTGGGTTTTGAGCGTATTAGTTACAGTGAGGAATTAGGCGATGTAGCCGGTATGGGCAAGTTGACTCAATCCATCGCTGTGATTAACCCAGCCATCCGCCAACTCTCTTACACTGGAATAAATCAACAGTGGGGCATCTATATTCAGAGCGCCAGTACGTTGGCCACCGACATTGAAACTGAATATTGGGAAATTGGTGAGTTTGGACGTGTGCAGCAGAACGCGTTTAAAACCAAAGCCAATGAACTGGGTTTTAAGTTGGCCTATCACCAAACATCGCAGTTGCAGTGGCTGATGGGAGGACGCTTTTACACTAACAGTTTTACGCGTTCCAACTTCGCCTTTGTTGATCCCGGTGCGAGCCGTTTTGATCAAGCGTTGATCGATCTGCCTCGGAACGAAGGTGATGATGTACCGCGTTTCAACTTGCCTGGGCAAAATGTCACCGACGCTGACACACCACAATCCAATAATCCTGACCACTTGGTGCCAGTCATCTCCGTGTCAGAAGATCATATGGGGGTGATTTTATTGGCAGGTATACGCTATGACACTCAGTTTGGTGCTGAAAAGAACAGTTCATGGAGCTGGTTTTCTGAGGCGGAATTAAGTGTCGATGCCTATTCACAAACGCAAAATACCCAGTTTGAAACGCTGACTCTTAAAGACTACTTCAATGGTTATGGGCTGAGTGGAAAACTTGGCGTGCGATACAACCTGCTTGAGCATATTGCCGTGCTGGCGAGTGTTGATGGTTATGTAAAACAACGTGATGAAATTATCAGCCACTTGTCGAGTGGGCGGCGTATTCGCGTACCGGAAGTCACTTACTCCAACCTTGCGTTCACTATTGGCTTGCAATGGCGCTACTAG
- a CDS encoding helix-turn-helix transcriptional regulator, translating to MISAWLWAIVWTVLGVALALSIPNLERKLVVQTSCRLKLRAPFLRQGLYSQMSAGKDHPIPSFSLTDPSLSGETLLPDLETDSRPLVVVLEPCPDKLAQLTETLSSDFRLIVSRTSTQAELAIKQQSAEFFVVCAQELAVEPHLNDVPLSSTDEAWQDETERFQQQLQQQTEELLSQHQLTVENLAQNMVMSVRSLQRKTQKYYGVSCSEYIKSIQFMIAQKQLEQGASVKQAAINAGFLCPNHFSRQFKRHFGFTPSQFRAQQT from the coding sequence ATGATCAGCGCATGGTTATGGGCCATAGTCTGGACGGTATTAGGAGTGGCGTTAGCTCTATCCATTCCGAACTTAGAGCGAAAACTCGTTGTTCAAACGTCATGCCGACTTAAACTTCGAGCCCCCTTCCTTCGTCAGGGCCTTTATAGTCAGATGAGTGCTGGTAAAGATCATCCCATCCCATCATTCTCCTTAACGGATCCTTCCTTATCTGGCGAAACGCTACTACCTGATCTCGAAACCGACAGTCGACCATTGGTCGTTGTGCTAGAGCCTTGCCCCGATAAGTTGGCACAATTAACCGAGACCTTATCCAGTGACTTTCGTTTGATTGTCTCCCGTACCAGCACACAGGCTGAGTTAGCTATAAAACAGCAGTCGGCTGAGTTTTTCGTTGTGTGTGCTCAAGAGTTGGCCGTGGAGCCACATCTTAATGATGTTCCGCTGAGCAGCACTGATGAAGCATGGCAAGATGAAACAGAGCGCTTCCAGCAACAACTACAACAACAAACAGAAGAATTACTGTCCCAGCATCAGTTGACGGTTGAAAATTTGGCCCAAAATATGGTCATGAGCGTGCGCAGTTTACAGAGAAAAACTCAGAAATATTATGGTGTAAGCTGTAGCGAGTACATCAAAAGCATCCAATTCATGATCGCACAAAAACAGCTTGAACAAGGTGCAAGTGTCAAACAGGCCGCCATAAATGCAGGTTTCCTTTGTCCAAACCACTTTAGCCGTCAGTTTAAGCGTCACTTTGGCTTCACTCCTTCACAGTTTCGCGCGCAGCAAACTTAA